A genomic region of Dyella humicola contains the following coding sequences:
- a CDS encoding GTP-binding protein, which yields MAKGKFERTKPHVNVGTIGHVDHGKTTLTAALTKVGAERFGG from the coding sequence ATGGCAAAGGGTAAATTCGAACGCACCAAGCCGCACGTCAACGTCGGCACGATTGGTCACGTGGACCACGGCAAGACGACGCTGACGGCCGCGCTGACGAAGGTTGGCGCCGAGCGTTTCGGTGGCG